The following coding sequences are from one Oceaniferula flava window:
- a CDS encoding alpha amylase C-terminal domain-containing protein, producing MSENIPLLVKNDPWLEPYTDHIHWRMTRLQDHLQEIEKRYGNLATYASAHQYVGIHYRVHDDTWSVREWAPGAKSVSLVGEFNQWNKQSHPLVLGAQGVWETHLPGETLKHKDLVKLHIVGADDSARDRIPACIQRAVQDETSKDYSGQVWQPEEAYVWQNDFDPSTIDCPLIYECHVGMSGEEPRIHSYREFADEVLPRICALGYNTIQLMAVQEHPYYGSFGYHVSSFFAACSRFGTPEDLKYLIDQAHGMNIAVLLDIVHSHAVKNIAEGLNEFDGTDHQYFHSGERGDQPQWDSKCFDYGKDEVRQFLLSNTLFWIDEFRFDGFRFDGVTSMLYHHHGSVAFDHYDKYFTDGPDEDAILYLGMATTLINQLKPGCIVVAEDMSGMPGLCRPTSEGGIGFTHRLAMGIPDYWIKLLKHKQDEDWAPEEIWNVMSNRRFGEANIAYAESHDQALVGDKTIAFRLMDKEMYWHMNIDDEHPVIERGIALHKIIRLFTLVSGGEGWLNFMGNEFGHPEWLDFPREGNDWSSHYCRRQWSLVDNPELRYQHLNAFDSTMIHLTKKHHLLACNPAQMLSVHNADQVLAAERGNIIFVFNLNPQQSFPDYHISMPGNVKPGDQYRLVLDSDSEEHGGHCRLDPSATYTVNEHHQLSIYIPSRTCIALERI from the coding sequence GTGAGCGAAAATATTCCCCTGCTTGTTAAAAACGACCCTTGGTTAGAGCCCTACACCGACCACATTCACTGGCGCATGACTCGCCTGCAGGACCACCTGCAGGAGATTGAAAAGCGCTACGGCAATCTGGCAACCTACGCCTCGGCGCATCAATACGTCGGAATCCACTACCGCGTTCACGACGATACCTGGTCGGTGCGCGAGTGGGCTCCGGGAGCGAAGTCCGTTTCCCTGGTTGGCGAGTTCAACCAGTGGAACAAACAAAGCCACCCGCTGGTGTTAGGTGCTCAGGGAGTTTGGGAAACGCACCTTCCCGGAGAGACACTCAAGCACAAGGACCTGGTTAAACTTCACATCGTGGGCGCGGATGATTCCGCACGCGATCGCATCCCCGCCTGCATCCAGCGCGCGGTGCAGGATGAAACCAGCAAAGATTACTCCGGACAAGTTTGGCAGCCCGAGGAAGCCTACGTCTGGCAGAATGATTTCGATCCCTCCACCATCGACTGCCCACTGATCTACGAGTGCCACGTCGGCATGTCCGGAGAAGAGCCGCGCATCCACAGCTACCGCGAGTTCGCCGATGAGGTGCTGCCGCGTATCTGTGCGCTCGGCTACAACACCATCCAGCTAATGGCGGTGCAGGAGCACCCCTACTACGGTTCCTTCGGTTACCACGTCTCTTCCTTCTTTGCCGCCTGCTCACGCTTTGGCACCCCCGAGGATTTGAAATACCTCATCGACCAAGCCCACGGTATGAACATCGCGGTTTTGCTCGATATCGTGCACTCTCATGCGGTGAAAAACATCGCCGAGGGACTGAACGAATTCGACGGCACCGACCACCAGTATTTTCACTCCGGTGAACGTGGCGATCAACCTCAGTGGGACAGCAAGTGCTTCGACTACGGCAAGGACGAGGTTCGCCAATTTTTGCTCTCGAACACGCTGTTTTGGATCGATGAATTCCGCTTCGATGGATTCCGCTTCGATGGCGTGACCTCCATGCTCTATCACCATCACGGCAGCGTCGCCTTCGACCACTACGACAAGTATTTCACCGACGGACCGGACGAGGACGCCATCCTCTATCTCGGTATGGCCACCACCCTGATCAATCAACTCAAGCCGGGTTGCATCGTGGTGGCGGAGGACATGTCCGGCATGCCGGGCTTGTGTCGACCCACCTCCGAGGGAGGCATCGGCTTCACCCATCGACTGGCCATGGGCATCCCCGATTACTGGATCAAGCTACTCAAACACAAGCAGGACGAAGATTGGGCACCGGAGGAAATCTGGAATGTCATGAGCAACCGTCGTTTCGGAGAAGCCAACATCGCCTACGCGGAAAGCCACGACCAGGCACTGGTGGGCGACAAAACCATCGCCTTCCGCCTGATGGACAAGGAGATGTATTGGCACATGAATATCGATGACGAGCACCCGGTGATCGAGCGCGGCATCGCATTGCATAAAATCATCCGACTCTTCACCTTGGTCTCAGGTGGTGAGGGATGGCTGAATTTCATGGGCAACGAATTTGGTCACCCCGAGTGGCTCGATTTCCCCCGCGAAGGCAACGACTGGTCCTCCCACTACTGCCGCCGACAATGGTCGCTGGTGGACAACCCCGAGCTCCGCTATCAGCACTTGAATGCTTTCGATAGCACCATGATTCACCTGACCAAGAAACATCACCTGTTGGCGTGCAATCCGGCGCAAATGCTCAGCGTGCACAATGCCGACCAGGTGCTGGCGGCTGAACGAGGCAACATCATCTTCGTGTTCAATTTGAACCCACAGCAATCGTTTCCCGATTACCACATCTCCATGCCCGGCAATGTCAAACCCGGCGATCAATACCGGTTGGTGCTGGACAGCGATTCCGAGGAGCACGGTGGACATTGCCGACTCGACCCATCCGCGACTTACACTGTCAACGAGCACCACCAGCTCAGCATCTACATTCCGAGCCGCACCTGCATCGCCCTCGAGCGCATTTAG